The Gopherus flavomarginatus isolate rGopFla2 chromosome 25, rGopFla2.mat.asm, whole genome shotgun sequence genome has a segment encoding these proteins:
- the WNT3 gene encoding proto-oncogene Wnt-3, with translation MDYHLLGLILSFLFSGTKVLAGYPIWWSLALGQQYTSLGSQPILCGSIPGLVPKQLRFCRNYLEIMPSVAEGVKLGIQECQHQFRGRRWNCTTIDDSLAIFGPVLDKATRESAFVHAIASAGVAFAVTRSCAEGTSTICGCDSHHKGPPGDGWKWGGCSEDADFGVLVSREFADARENRPDARSAMNRHNNEAGRTTILDHMHLKCKCHGLSGSCEVKTCWWAQPDFRAIGDYLKDKYDSASEMVVEKHRESRGWVETLRAKYALFKPPTERDLVYYENSPNFCEPNPETGSFGTRDRTCNVTSHGIDGCDLLCCGRGHNTRTEKRKEKCHCIFHWCCYVSCQECIRIYDVHTCK, from the exons GTCCCTCGCGTTGGGCCAGCAATACACCtcgctggggtcccagcccatcCTGTGTGGCTCCATCCCCGGGCTGGTGCCCAAGCAGCTCCGCTTCTGCCGGAACTATCTTGAAATCATGCCCAGCGTGGCCGAGGGGGTGAAGCTGGGGATCCAGGAATGTCAGCACCAGTTCCGGGGCCGGCGCTGGAACTGCACCACCATTGATGACAGCCTAGCCATCTTCGGGCCCGTCCTGGACAAAG CTACGCGAGAGTCTGCCTTTGTCCACGCCATTGCTTCGGCCGGCGTGGCCTTCGCTGTCACCCGCTCCTGTGCTGAGGGCACCTCCACCATCTGCGGCTGCGACTCGCACCACAAGGGACCCCCAGGTGATGGCTGGAAATGGGGGGGCTGCAGTGAGGATGCTGACTTTGGCGTTCTGGTTTCCCGGGAGTTTGCAGATGCCCGAGAGAACCGTCCGGATGCCCGATCAGCCATGAACAGACACAATAATGAAGCAGGCAGAACG ACGATCCTGGATCACATGCACCTGAAGTGTAAGTGTCATGGCCTCTCAGGAAGTTGTGAGGTGAAGACCTGCTGGTGGGCACAGCCAGATTTTCGGGCAATTGGTGACTACCTGAAGGACAAGTATGACAGCGCCTCTGAGATGGTGGTGGAGAAGCACCGTGAGTCCCGGGGCTGGGTGGAAACCCTACGGGCCAAGTATGCCCTCTTCAAACCCCCAACCGAGCGAGACCTGGTATACTATGAAAATTCCCCCAATTTCTGTGAGCCCAACCCAGAGACCGGCTCCTTCGGGACCAGGGACAGAACATGCAACGTCACCTCCCACGGGATCGACGGATGCGACTTGCTGTGCTGTGGGCGTGGCCACAACACCAGGACTGAGAAGCGGAAAGAGAAGTGCCACTGCATCTTCCACTGGTGCTGCTACGTGAGCTGCCAGGAGTGCATCCGCATCTACGACGTCCACACCTGCAAGTAA